The Brassica napus cultivar Da-Ae chromosome C1, Da-Ae, whole genome shotgun sequence DNA segment TCGGGCTCTCCAAGCTCCGGATGCTCTCTGACAACTCAACGCTCATCAGAGCTATCAACAACGACGCACAGGTGAAAGAGATTTTTGGGATCGTCAAAGATATACAAGAACTCTCTTCTGTGTTTGTCGAGATCTCCTTTGCTCATATTCGTCGGTCTTCCAATGTGGAAGCCGATCGACTAGCCAAAGTCGCTCTTTCTGTTTCAGTTGTTTCTAACCCTTAGTGGGTCGACAATGGGCCTGAGGGcttctttatttatgaaaaaagtatgtgttacaaaaaaaaaaaaaattaatgaagtaagaacattttcaaatgggtatttatctttaaataatatagatgtGTTTTCTTAACATGAATGAAAACACTAGAAAATCCATCCTCTGTGGAATGAGAGGAATTTCAAATATCTACATAACAGTAGACTGAGctacaaatcatatatatatatatatataaataaagtcTACTGAAATATATGAGAAAAAAACTGAAGTGAAGAAGAGGTACAAGATGCGTccagctttaaaaaaaaaacactaactaCATTGGCATTGTGTTCATAATTCAGATCATCACATCTGcaaaactataaataaaaaaagagagagaggatcTCATAGGAACAGAGCCAAGATTTTGCTGAGACGAGATGTGTAAGCTTTTATGTTGTTGTCATCTTTCTTCATCCCATTTGTCTTTAGGGATCTCTCCAGAATCAGCAATCACAACTTTCTTCCTTGGTTTCCCACTGTAAGTACCGGCTCCACCTTCAATGGCGAACACATTGTCCATCCCTTGTATCACCTTCCCAAACACAACATGTTCCCCTTCCAACCTGTGCACACACAAGATTTCACATATAGTTAGTTACACACTGAAAACTCATGAATGGAAAACCAGATGGTTCAAATGAAACTAGAGTGTACCAGCTAGCCTTGACGGTAGTGATAAAGAACTGTGAGCCGTTAGAATCAGGTCCTGTATTAGCCATCGCTACAACACCTACAAATAACAAAGTTTTGATAAACTACAAGGATACATAAAAACTCACTTTCATAAGTTGAGTATAATAAGCGGACCTGCATGTGAATGCTTGATCTTGAAGTTTTCGTCAGGGAAGGTACCACCATAGATTGACTCACTCCCTTTGCCATCACCATGGATGATGTCTCCTCCTTGGATTACGAATCCAGATATTATCCTGTGAAACGGTGTTCCTTTGTAGTGTAGTGGCTTCCCGCTTGAAGTCTTTCCCTTCTCTCCTAAGATAGCGTTTCAGATGTCCATTTTAATCAGAAACTGAAGCAACCAatccaaagataaacacaatcATTTAAGTACAAACCTGTGCATAACGCCCTGAAGTTTTCTGCAAAATAACAAAGAAACTCTACCATCAGAAACTGTTTAAACAGTTTTAACAGAATCCTGAAGTTTGCAGCCAAGATAATGAAGACACATACCTACAGTTTTGGGTACAACAGTGCCATATAATCCAATAACGATCCTGCCTGTAACACAGAGAGCGGAATCAACAAACTATGAAGAAAGCATATGGTCAAGAAGAGATCACAAAAGCTCATGTACAAGACGGTAATTAAAAACTAGGTTCAGTTCAAGAAAAGTGAAGAGGcaaacttgttttcttttttacctAAGCGTTGGCCGTCGATATCAACATCGAGAAACACTCTGTGTGTGGTTTCAAAATCCTGGATTACTTGCTTCTCCTCCTCCTTATAAGCAATCAAGAGAGCAACCAAGTCAggtacataagaaaaaaaaactgtatcCAGAACACTAGCCAGCACACACACACATTCGAACTCATTGCCTAACACGAATAATCAAATCATCATCATTAGATGAATCCAAAGCATGAGACAtggagtcttttgccacttacaTCACTCGATTATGTTTCTTTTGAGGTTAAACCAAATGCATAAGAGCAAGACACACTAATAAGCCTAACTCACTTAAACACTTTCAATGTGCTGAACCAAAAGATACTAACTTCACAAAAAGGGTTTCAGAGAATCAGATCTCTTATAATCTCCAAGAGGTTTCAAACAGATCCAACATTACAGTTTGAGAAAGAACATGGAAAAATCGTGTACCTTGCCGGTGTTGAAGAGAGCGAAGATGAGTAAGATCGTTAGGGCGACGAGGAGAAGAAGGCACCTGGGCTGTAACAAAAACGAGATCTCTCTCCgcatctttcttctttcttcttaagGATTCATCTCACACGGAGCTCGATCTCACACCCTCTGAATCAAGATTCCCGAAGAAAAGTCAGAAACTTTCACTCTTctaagatctctctctccacgTTCTATGATATCGAATTGTGTAATCTTCGCGGCAATCAAAGTTTACAGACAGAGTCCAAATCGATCTCAATTCCAAGTGTGTTCTGTTTCTTCGTTGAAGAtggtttttgtcttttttttttttcgtgatATGCTAATGGGCCTGAATGGGGACTAACGGGCCAGTATTATTTTACCACCAAATTAAATGGGCTTTTATTTCTATATCATTCTGCACATTACTAAGAACATATGCTCTAAACCGTAAAATCACAACAACTCTTCTCGTAGGACAACAAAGAACCAGGGAAAGACCAACACAACTTCCTTGATTTCCTAGGCGTAGAAACCCATTCCTATAAACGGGAAAAACATAATCTCTCATCCCAATGTTCTTAGTTGATAACTGCATTGAAATTAGAAGTTATCCAGTTACTTCTTGACGAGCAACATCAGTTATGGATCTAATTAAGGAAATCAAACGAGAAAGATTAAAACAAGTTGCGTTCTGGGTGAATGACCTGGCACATAAACAATCTTCACTTTTTGACATTTGGTAGTAGtccattcaaaaataaaattattggacCAGTATTCTTTGCAACTAGCCGATTGAAAAGACATCTAAACGTTTTCGTATAACTAGCCCTTTCATTTAGTAATACTCAGCTTGATATTTTGTTGATCCTATTTGGCTGGCTCATTCATCTATGAAGAGACACAATAGATCTgtctatttgtttctttttagtttttctattcgatcatccttcgagaagccgagcacgaattggcctttctgatcgaagaggggtcctcccaataggcgatgaggccatcccacacatccgtcgtgagctcagtggactttccctcatacccgtagatctcccacttgtccttccaaaaGTTAGAAGGCATACATCTCATTGAGCAACCCCACCATTCCAGTAATCTAAGTTGGCGCCACATATGTTCTTTACCATCTTGTATGGTTCAAATGTAACTTAATAGACACATCACATCCACCGTAGCTGGTAGGTGGAAGATATTTTCACTATAATTAATAATGGTGTTTCATAACTCACtgtcaccaaaaccaaatcttGGTATATGCTATTTAATTATCCTGTTAGCGTGTACTTAACTTACGACCTTTTTTTAGCTTACTAATGCTGTTTTCTAATCTTTTGTGCCCAAGAGGCTAGGAATGTGTTATGTTATGTGAATGAAACCAATCTatgaaaacatgattttgcCACCATGTAGTTTTACATATTAGTGTGATGTTATTAACGGTCGTAAAAAAGGGGTAAGAGAACATCCAAAATACTAAACCACACGATTTAGATAAATAGAAACAAATTCAATTATCGTCTCCACGCCCCACAAACTcgaaaagaaaataattgaagagttatttaatatttatttacagaCATATCACCCCACGTTTAATTAAAgctacattatatatatttatgttgttTTGCTAGTACTTGCTTGTATTTCTCAACCGTTGGATccactttatatataaaaaatgatcaTTATCTTATGGAGTCGTCGTTTAGGAATCAGGCAACGTTCAATGTttcagaatatttttttttttttccgaatattttacaaaatatcttttgtGATAAGCAAATTGTGATAACCTTGCGCACGAATCATATCACATTTTGACAAAGTTATACTAATTGTGGCAGCTGTGGTAACCTCGCctacaataataataatccaCTGATAGAGACATTTCCCTATCAATATTCAGTACCATTATCACAAACATACAAATGGCAAGTGGCAATAAGCTTTCAAATATAGCGTGAGATCTTCTGTTGAACATTTTTCATACACGCAGATGGTAACTGTGGTGAGCTTTTGTTATGTTCTATTTGGCATAACTTAAATCTGATCTTAAAGCCTCCACATGTGTTGATGTTACGCTttgaatagtgactagtgagtGATGTGATAAATTTAACCAAACGGTAATTATCAACTCAGGCTCTTCTGTTTCGAAGCTCCACCACATCCTCTATTCCTCTTGGATATCACCATGAGTGCCTCGTCCTACTCCTCCATTGTTAAACAACGGTTATGGAGTATCAACAAATTGGCAAGTGATGCGTGGTTAAATGCTATTTCTTCTATCGCGATGACGTGTATGAGTTTATTATTCTTGAGTGGAGTCATTATTACATTGTTGTGTTTGCGGCTGAGAATTGAGGGTTTAGGATAACATGATAGCATCTCTCTATATCACATAATATTACATTATCGTGTTTTCCAACTCCACTTTCATACAGTTCAATTTTCATCCACCAAAGCCATCAGCTATAGCCTATATTACGAGTGATAATCTAAAAGGAACTGAACCGGAATTCCCGTTGAACCAGTATTAACGTACAAAAtagtacatatataaaatttaagtttttgaacattatatataatttaagttttGCTCCAACATTTAGTCATAACTTAAATTAGGCAtgggcgttcggatacccgttggtgttcggatcggatttttcggatttcgctttttttttataacacctcATAGGTCccattctagtaaatttgcaagtacgggtcgggttcggatataacacatcgggttcggatcagttttgtatcacatcatagaactcataaagtaatcatatatcattcggatttgggttatatcggatcggttcggatatacccgaaataaaatctaaaatttaaaagtaaaacataagaaatatatatttatttatatataattaagtatttaaggtacttatttaaattttaaatacttattgttagataacatatcaaaataaatatgaaattgaatatttgaagtatatattcatgtttcatataattatattgtatattattttggacattcggataggttttttcagatattttttcggatttttcgtttttttcggtttttcgggttacccgttcgggttcggttaataacacttcgggttcggatatgttttgtaccaccttacaataggcctgggcataaaatccggaacccgaaatccgaaccgaatccgaaccgaaaaatccgacccgttatccgacccgaaacgtaaaaatacccgaacggatcTTGTAGGatggtacaaaaaatatccgaacccgaagtgttattaaccaaacccgaacgggtaacccgaaaaatccgaaattaatagtcaatataaatattttgaaatatatataagtattccaattattaaatttaatatttgtggtaatattatatataataataaatattaaaattctaataaatactttaagtacacaattaggtataaataagtattttataatttgttcattgaaataaaaagtctactctctataaggcaatacatattgtttacaaatgatttttgttttcatgtttgatttaacattttattgttattttatatgtgatagattaatttttatttaatttagatgtttttctttatgttttacttcaaaaattttgttttttactttgattatatccgaaccgaaccgatataacccgaattcgtacgatatatgattactttatgggttttatgatgcaatacaattttgaaccgagctgaaagtgttattatccgaacccgatccgtactaataaaattttagtatgggacctagaagcgtaaacacgaaaatccgaaaacccgaaaaacccgacccgaatgcaaacgggtacccgaacgtccAGGCCTACCTTACAagacccattcggatattttttacatttcggaccggatacggatcgggtttttcggttcgggttcggttcgtaTTTCGGGTTACGGATATTATGCCCATGCCTAACTTAAatgatctttttgttttgttctggAAAATTTAGATTGCGTGAAAGGAACTCTCTCATGACTAAGTTATAGATTAAGAAAACCACACTCTACACGTTAAGCAGTTTATGGAAGTTGTATAAAGAAGATAATGACTGCGTTCACTTATCAAGGAGGATGTATCTTGTGGAAAATGTTAACTGAGTTCCTTCCCAAATCCCACCAATAGTTTGGCATACTAATATACAACAACAAGAAGGTATACTAACCAGCGAGATATtagacaaaaaatgttccatATCGGTAATTGGAAAGGATCTTACGCAATATATAAAGTAGATGGTGCAGTCCACTTGTATATTGCTTATGATACATTCTAACTATCGATATAGGAAACTCTGTGTCTAATATGAGAAAACTATAATGCAAGAGCTTACAAACACATTGGATTATCCGATGAGCATTAGAAGAACAGAGAAAAAGAAACCGAACACTCATTCATCTAAAACTGTACCCAATCCAAAGCTTGAGAAAACTTATTGATGTAAAAGAGTAAATTCAAGTGGCTACCTTACTTAGTCGATAAAGATAGTTGCCACAACCGATAATTATTTTTACCAACTGTCAAAATTGTGGTAGTATTGTAGCCTATGTAGTGCATATTAAACTTATAAATCCGCCAGATAACTAAAAACCATCGTTATCAGAACAAGAGACTTATGCGCAAATGATCAGTTGCATAAATATTCCGTACGTACATAAAAAGAAGGAAATACAATGCTTGGCGATATGAAACGTTAAGAGTTGTACACGACATGTTTTCATCGAAATTTTGTAATACCTTTTGGGTAAACTGATGAAGccagccaaaaaaaaataacttttgttGTGCGAACTGGAGATATTATCAATAACAATAACATTAATAGTGTTTGTGCAGCTTGTTTCTAGTTATTTTGTTTGGTGAAAGATATAGATGACCCATGACGTCACCCATGTTGTTTGGTAAAAGAATGGCGATAAcgaccttttaaaaaaaatatcttgatAAAATCGATTCGAGCTAAGATAAACTAAAGCAAATTAAATTGAGTTTTATTGAGTTGATTTGTTTTAATGCTAAATATTCAGCGCCAtgttttctgatttttcttACACTAGGTGGAAATGGCCAAATGGGGAATAGGCGTCGAGGGACTCGAGGCGAATTGATTTTTCtgttatttatttacaaattgttttattttctcatATAAGGCTACGCATGTTTTTCTAACACACGAtacataatatgttataaatagATACATATACTTGTATTTGGACGTACCTATGACTGACTTTCTaacatttttatgaaaatagCCATGTAACATTTACAGCATATAGACACATGTAAAGTTCAAAAAAGGTTCATAGTGACtatcattctttttttcttaatgtgaTATTAGGGTCAGAAATAAGTTGCATGTAACACTACAGTACGACCATTTCATTGATGACATATTAAGCACCGCCTGAACCCTATTAGATATTATGTAtgtctttaaaaaaattggtgaGTGCATTGGAATTGCTTATGGTTAGGCACTTGTCAGTATCAATCCCGAGATACAACAGAGGAATATGTcagaatttaaaaaataaacaaatgttTTCACTCTTTTGAAATACAACAAAATTAGTAGTATAGAATGTACAAATAATTTCATACGTCCATATCTCAGTTAAGTATTATAGATTGGCAAAAAAATGACCAACAAATAATTATGAAAGTAAAATAAATCAGTATGTTATCCGAATGAAAAGTAGATAAAACCAAACCAGACTGGAAGCTTCCAGTCCCACTTATTGATTTCCAAACTCCAGTTCCAGATCTGAATATCCACTCGTACGATATTTTTATGCATTGTGATGTCATGTGTCGTAGATCTGTTTACGACTTTATTCTCTGCCTAGTTTCGCCACTTTATTAGCAGTTAGAAGCTGTGTCGCCGACTTGCCGTAATAGTGTACTCCGATGAATCAGTAGTTATAACTATAATgactttgaccaaaaaaaaaaaaaactataatgaCTCAGGAATTGGATTTAGCATTTCCAACTTTCTGCAAAATCAATCACCAAAATCACCGTTTACGACTTTATTCTTTGGTGTCGGTTCACCAGTTTCAGTTCAATATACACACTGCATATTCCTCTTTTTTATTCTATGATTCCCTAATGGTACCAAACAGAACTTTTAATCCGAGAGACATATCTAAAGTCCATGACTCTCTCACATGCCAGCACTACcatataatcaaaacaaaacattaaaactttattacataaatcattttattttgaaatggtCAAGATTAAACGAAAACAACTGCAGCTTTACAGAAGCTTTTGATTAGTTAAGACTGAATAAACACATTCTTTAAATAAAACCATGTGGTCATGACATGtatataatattcaaataaGTAAAAAAGAACTTACAGATGCATGAACTCCCATgcctgaaaaaaacaaaacaactgGCCAAAACCATCCACTTACCACTAATCATCCTACTTGACAATACTCTAATCACTCATTAAGAAAATATCCCATGTTTATACAACTGGCCAAAACCATTCACTAACTACTAATCATCCTACTTGATCATACTCTAATCACCCACTAAGAAAGCATCCCTGATTTAAAGCAATTTGCAttagataaaaatgaaaaaggaatgAAACGAATCACCGTAAATTTCACGGCTTCCAACACCTTCACACCGTACGTGTCCCTTTCGTACTTTCCATGTTCGTCATTCTAGCTTATAAACCTATCGAcataacaaatatttaattctaTAATTAATAGTAGTAAAATAAACACTTTCTACAAAAAGATAAATACGaagtgccaaaaaaaaaaaggaaaagtattAAATGCACGTTAACCTTTCGCCTTTAAAACCGTACGCAGATAGCTCAACAAACCCTCAcacttcacaaaaaaaaaaaaaaaaaaaaaatcttctttccctttcttgttcttgttctcaATACTCCAATGGGTTTCGgtagatcttcttcttcttcctctgctctgAAATGGCTTGGCTTCGTCACGGCTGTTTGGGTCCAAGCCATCTCCGGCAACAACTACACCTTCTCCAACTACTCAGACGCTCTCAAGTCCCTAATGAACCTCACTCAGCTCGAGCTCAACAGCCTCTCCGTCGCCAAAGACGTCGGAAAAGCTTTCGGAATCCTCGCCGGACTCGCTTCCGATCGTCTCGCCACTCCCGTCATCCTCCTCATCGGATGCTTCGAAGGTCTTATCGGCTACGGCGTGCAATGGCTCGTCGTGAGCCGCACGATCCAGCCTCTCCCTTATTGGCAGGTTAGATTCACAACTTTCTCAAAGTAGAAACCCTTAAAGTGTTCTTTCTTAATTTGGAAACTCTGTTTCTTGTGTGTAGATGTGTATCTTTCTATGTTTGGGAGGAAACAGCACGACGTGGATGAACACGGCGGTTCTCGTTACTTGCATTAGAAACTTCCGGCGTAACCGTGGTCCTGTCTCCGGGATCCTCAAGGGTTACGTCGGCTTGAGCACTGCGATCTTCACTGACGTGTGCACTGCTCTGTTCTCCGCCGACCCCGCTTCGTTTCTCGTCCTCCTCTCCGTCGTGCCTTTCGCCGTGTGTCTCACGGCGGTTTTATTCCTCCGTGAGATCCCTCCGGCGGCTTCGGCCGCGGAGGAAAACGAGGAGTCGAGGTACTTCGCCGTGTTCAACATCGTCGCCGTCGTGGTCGCCGTGTACCTTCAGTCGTACGACATCATCGGAGTCAAGACCGGAGCCATCTCCATCGCGTTCGCCTCCGTGCTTCTCGTCCTGTTGGCTTCTCCCATCGCCATCCCTTTCCACGCCTACGTTCGGAGTTTAAATCACGAAGAAGACGCGGAGGAACCGTTGCTGAGATCGGAGATCGCGGAGGAGACGGTGGTTGTCGGTGCCGCAGCTGCGGCGGATAACGAGTTGCCACCGTCTCCTAAGCTTctcaaggaggaggaggagaagaagaggccGGTTCTTGGAGATGAACACACTATAGTAGAAGCGATGTTGACCGTTGACTTTTGGGTGTTGTTTGTGTCGTTCCTGTGTGGAGTAGGCACTGGTCTTGCGGTGATGAACAACATGGGTCAGATCGGGCTTGCGCTTGGTTACACAGACGTGTCTATCTTTGTCTCTATGACGAGCATTTGGGGGTTCTTTGGTCGGATTCTCTCCGGTACTATCTCCGAGCACTTTATCAAGTAAGTCACTTCACTAAACGATCTCTCCTCTCCAGTTAATAGATTTGTTAGAATTGGGAAACTTCTTTAATAATTGGTAGCATAGATCTTGTTAAAGTAGTAACGTGACTTGTAAACTGCACATGATCATTTTTATGCATACGCAAAGCAAACTATTCCAAGTGAAGTCAGTTTCATCTTTGCTTTGCCTCAAAGGAAGACAAGAGTACATTATtgtgttttgcttttttttttttttctgttactgcgagttgattttttttttccatttacatgatatttcttttttaataaatttctaATAAAAAGCATGAAAATTTATTCAATGGAGAAGTTTCCTTGTCTAAGAATAGACCCGTCCAATATCTAGTGGCAGGggccattaaaaaaaaaaagattttccaTTTTGTTTTTGCGACTTTTTTTGTTTGCGTCGAAAGATCTTTTTTAGATTCGAGttatcaaataataattttatttgacaATTAGATCGTGGGACCTTTATAAAATgttcttaattgattaaaacttttattacaTTGACTAATCTTGAAAATCTGATGTTTTCTTTCTtgaataaatagaaaatatggAACTCCAAGACCATTATGGAATGCGGCATCACAAATCATCATGGCCGTGGGATATCTAGTGATGGCTTTAGCCATGCCCGGTTCACTATACATCGGTTCAATGGTGGTTGGAGTTTGCTACGGAGTCCGGTTAGCTATAACCGTACCAACAGCTTCTGAGCTATTCGGTCTCAAATACTACGGACTCATCTACAACATACTCGTACTGAACTTACCACTTGGCTCGTTCCTCTTCTCGGGTCTTCTCGCCGGTTTACTATACGATGCCCAAGCTACACCAACTCCTGGTGGAGGCAATACGTGCGTAGGAGCCCATTGTTTCCGTCTCATCTTCATTGTAATGGCGATTACTTCCATTGTTGGGGTTGCTCTTGACATCTTGCTTGCGTTTAGAACGAAGGATATATATGCGAAGATTCATGGGAGCAAGAATGCTAAGAAACCTAGTGGTAATCATCGATGAGTTGATTACTGGATTTGCTTTTCGTTAAAACATTTTTGGTATGTTACTGATACTTCTATAGTATTTTTGAATGTTTTATGTTCATTGTTTACTAGAAGGGATGGATGGATTGTACACTTTGTACATTCATGATTACTGTTGTTAAATCCGGttcaaatgtttttaaaccAGCTGTATGGTGTACGTTTATATAATGGGGAATCGATAAATTACACTTTCACTCTATTTCATTTATGTTCGTTATTATATCTAAGTGAATGTTATATACCTTTATATCAGTGTGTTATATAGcttgtaaatattttaatcacatATCATTTTCAGGTGGCATACAAAGATTATTGTTTACAATAATGTCTCAAGACTAACAATGTTTTCTCACAATTCTTGTTCACTTGCATGTTTACATGCACTTTCTCTGCTAACAATAATTACGCATCTTGTTTACAAACGACCTAAACTAGAATGTACTTCTAAACTGTATATGATTGATAATTATTCCACATGGCTTAAGTTCATTTACTCCCTACAGAAACAAGTAAAAGACATATAAAtcacgcaaaaaaaaaaactaatgatgtAAAGAGAACAAAGCTTCAAACAAGAATGGAAAACAAGCTTAGCTCGAATATTATTTGGTTGATAATCTAAATCAATGTATAGTAGTTTTGACTTACAACATAGTCTACACATTTATAACAAATGTCTACGAGCATCACCAATGTACCTATACAGAGAGCTTGGAGATGGATCACATCAAATCACATCAAAGATGAAACAAAACTCGCCTGggagaaaaaagaagagattgTTCATACTAGAGAGTGAAGCTTAGTCATAAATCAATGAAACCCTCTTGACCCTCTAGATTGATAAAGCTCCAATCTACTCTTAGCTTCTGGTAATATCTCATCAATCATCGGCGCTTCCACCAAATGAGATTGCTTCGTCGACCACTCAAGAACCACAAGAACCTCTTCTTGCGCTAGAGTCTCACTATCCGGTACACTCAACGCAATGTAACATAGTAGTACCAAAGCAGGTACTTGAACCATTTGTTCTCCAAAGTAAACCAACTGAATCAAATGCTTTGCACCACCTGCCGCTATGATCGCTTTAGAGTGGTTATCACGCAAGAAATTCTCAGTACACGAGAACTTGATAAGCGCAACCGCAGCTTCCATCGAAACCTCAGCTTCTCTTTCATCAAGAAGCTTCACAAGCGGTGCGATGATCCTTGTCTCCGTCGCGCGGAACGTTCTCGAAAGACTACCTATTGACTTGATACATGGGATCAAAAGGTCCGGTATCTCGTTTTCGATCACTTTCAGCAGCTGCTCGACCACAGCTTTTGCGGCGGGAGAGGTCGGTTTGAAGGCTGAGCGTCTAAGCTCCGAGTACTGTTCGGCAACGTCGGTGATCTCCATCATTGCTAACGCGGAATACGACTTGACTTCGTCGTCTCCTTTCTCTAACAGAACGGCGAAACAGAGCAATGCTCTTGACTCTGTTATGCTTCTGCATATTTGGAGGTTCCCTCTCGAGAGTTGCCATAAGGCTCTTGCAGCCATTGCCTTCATCTGAGCTTTAGTGGCTGGATCCTCGAACTCTCTTCCTTTAATGCTTGTCCCCATCAAAGAAACATGTGTTGGATTGTTCCCTCTGGGTGTTGGTCCACCTTTTGTATGATGCTGACTGCTCTGTTTTG contains these protein-coding regions:
- the LOC106375283 gene encoding protein NUCLEAR FUSION DEFECTIVE 4 encodes the protein MGFGRSSSSSSALKWLGFVTAVWVQAISGNNYTFSNYSDALKSLMNLTQLELNSLSVAKDVGKAFGILAGLASDRLATPVILLIGCFEGLIGYGVQWLVVSRTIQPLPYWQMCIFLCLGGNSTTWMNTAVLVTCIRNFRRNRGPVSGILKGYVGLSTAIFTDVCTALFSADPASFLVLLSVVPFAVCLTAVLFLREIPPAASAAEENEESRYFAVFNIVAVVVAVYLQSYDIIGVKTGAISIAFASVLLVLLASPIAIPFHAYVRSLNHEEDAEEPLLRSEIAEETVVVGAAAAADNELPPSPKLLKEEEEKKRPVLGDEHTIVEAMLTVDFWVLFVSFLCGVGTGLAVMNNMGQIGLALGYTDVSIFVSMTSIWGFFGRILSGTISEHFIKKYGTPRPLWNAASQIIMAVGYLVMALAMPGSLYIGSMVVGVCYGVRLAITVPTASELFGLKYYGLIYNILVLNLPLGSFLFSGLLAGLLYDAQATPTPGGGNTCVGAHCFRLIFIVMAITSIVGVALDILLAFRTKDIYAKIHGSKNAKKPSGNHR
- the LOC106375282 gene encoding peptidyl-prolyl cis-trans isomerase CYP21-1-like, with the protein product MRREISFLLQPRCLLLLVALTILLIFALFNTGKEEEKQVIQDFETTHRVFLDVDIDGQRLGRIVIGLYGTVVPKTVENFRALCTGEKGKTSSGKPLHYKGTPFHRIISGFVIQGGDIIHGDGKGSESIYGGTFPDENFKIKHSHAGVVAMANTGPDSNGSQFFITTVKASWLEGEHVVFGKVIQGMDNVFAIEGGAGTYSGKPRKKVVIADSGEIPKDKWDEER